CCTCGGCCCGATCGTCGGCGGCTACATCGGCGCCATTTTCCTCGGCGCCCTGTTCTCGGCCATCGGGCTGCTGGCCTCGGCGCTGACCCGCAACCAGATCATCGCCTTCATCATCGGCATGAGCATCTGCTTCGCCCTGACCCTGATCGACAAGATGCTCTTCTTCCTGCCCGAGTCGCTGCTCGGCGTCTTGGAATACATCGGCGCCGATTTCCATTTCCAGAACATCGCCAAGGGCATCCTCGATTCGCGCGACATCCTCTATTTCGCCAGCGCCAGCTTCATGGCCCTGTACGCCGGCAACCTGGTCATGCAGGGAAAAAAGTGAGAGGCCGACATGACTAAAAAACAAAAGAACGTTTACGGCAGATTCCTGATGGTCCTGGCGGCGGCCGTCCTGCTCAACCTGGTCGGCGCCACCCTGTTCATGCGCTTCGACCTGACCCGCGACCGCCTGTATTCCATTTCCGCCATCAGCAGGAAAGTGGTCTCGACCCTGTCCGAGCCCCTGACCATCCACGTCTTCTTTACCAGGAACCTGCCCGCCCCGCACAACAACACCGAGCGCTACCTGGAGGACCTGCTCAAGGAATACGCCCTCGCCGCCAACCATTTCTTCAATTACCAGTTCCACAACGTCAGCCCCCAGGACGAGGAGGCGGGCAAAACGGTCAACGAGAACCAGGCGCTGGCCGGCGATTACGGCATCTACCCGGTGCAGATCCAGAAAATCGAAAAAGACGAGGTAAAATTCCAGAAGGCGTACATGGGCATGGCCCTGATCCACGGCGACATGGTGGAGCGGATCCCGACCATCACCGGCACCGAAGGGCTGGAATACAAGATCACCACCATGATCCAGAAGATGAACAACAAGATCGGCGCCCTGCTGCGGCTGCCCGAGAAGATCCAGGTCACGCTCTTCCTGTCCTCCTCCCTGAACGTCGTCGCCCCCTACATCAACATCAGCGGCCTGGGCGAAATTCCGGCCAAGGTGGAGACGCTGGTCAGCAAGCTGAACGAAAAGAATTACGGCCAGCTGGCTTTCGCCAGCCACGATCCGACAACGGAAGCGGCGGCCGCGGCCGGGCTGGCCAAGTACAATCTCTTCCAGCTGCAGTGGCAGAAACAGGTGGACCGGCAGGGCAAGGAGATCTCCGCCGGGTCGGGAGTGGCCGGGATCGTGATGCAGACCAGCCGCAAATCGCTGTCGATCCCCCTGATCCGCGTCTTGCGCATCCCCCTGATCGGCGACCAGTACCAGCTGGAATCGATGGAAAACATGGAAAAATATCTCACCGACGGTATCGAGAGCATGCTGGACATCAACGAGAAAATCGCCTACCTGGCCGATTTTGGCACGCCGCCGTTGCAGGCGGGAATGGTTGGCCCCAACCAGCCGCAGGAGCAGGACCTGGCGAACTTCAGCGGCCTGGTCTCGGAGAGCTATTCGCTGCAGCCGGTGAAGCTCAAGGACGAAAAGATCCCCGACAACGTGAACTGCCTGATCATCGCCGGCCCCAAAGAGGAATTTTCCGATTACGCCCTGTTCCAGATCGACCAGTTCCTGATGCAGGGAAAATCCCTGGCCATCTTGCTCGACCCGTTCAACGAGATCGTTCCCCAGCGCGAACAGTCCTACACCAATCCCAACCAGGGGCCGCTTTATATCCCGTTGAACACCGGGCTCGAGAAGCTGCTGGCCCATTACGGCATCCGCAGCAGGAAATCATACCTGCTGGATGAAAACTGCTACCGGCAGCGGCAAGACCCGGCGTACGGCGGCGGCGAACAGCCCATCTATTTCGCGCCGCTGATCGGACCGCCTTACATCAACGAGAGCAGCGATTTCATGAAGAACATCGAACGCCTGATCCTGCTCAAGGCGGCGCCGCTGGAACTCGACGCAGCCAGGGTCAAGGAAGCGGGCCTCAGCGCCCGGATGCTTTTTTCCTCCTCGGCCAAGGCCTGGGAGATGAGCGGCCAGATCAACCTCAACCCCTATTTCATCCAAAAGCCGCAAACGGAAGGGGAGCAGAAAATCTATCCCCTGGCCTATATTTTGTCGGGCCCCTTCCCCAGCTATTTCGCCGGCAAGCCCATCCCGGAAAAACCGCTCGCCGCCGCGGCCGT
This Candidatus Aminicenantes bacterium DNA region includes the following protein-coding sequences:
- a CDS encoding Gldg family protein, translated to MTKKQKNVYGRFLMVLAAAVLLNLVGATLFMRFDLTRDRLYSISAISRKVVSTLSEPLTIHVFFTRNLPAPHNNTERYLEDLLKEYALAANHFFNYQFHNVSPQDEEAGKTVNENQALAGDYGIYPVQIQKIEKDEVKFQKAYMGMALIHGDMVERIPTITGTEGLEYKITTMIQKMNNKIGALLRLPEKIQVTLFLSSSLNVVAPYINISGLGEIPAKVETLVSKLNEKNYGQLAFASHDPTTEAAAAAGLAKYNLFQLQWQKQVDRQGKEISAGSGVAGIVMQTSRKSLSIPLIRVLRIPLIGDQYQLESMENMEKYLTDGIESMLDINEKIAYLADFGTPPLQAGMVGPNQPQEQDLANFSGLVSESYSLQPVKLKDEKIPDNVNCLIIAGPKEEFSDYALFQIDQFLMQGKSLAILLDPFNEIVPQREQSYTNPNQGPLYIPLNTGLEKLLAHYGIRSRKSYLLDENCYRQRQDPAYGGGEQPIYFAPLIGPPYINESSDFMKNIERLILLKAAPLELDAARVKEAGLSARMLFSSSAKAWEMSGQINLNPYFIQKPQTEGEQKIYPLAYILSGPFPSYFAGKPIPEKPLAAAAVEPEAAKAGGKTPAAKKDEAKAAIDMSKIKAAGSSITRGKEGKIFLIGTSEILKNNLLDQAGESPNALFVMNLLDFLNNREEVALMRGKRQRLNLMGEIKGGTKTFVKTFNIVGLPVLVVLAGILIWIRRKNRQKRIQMLFRK